Within the Peromyscus maniculatus bairdii isolate BWxNUB_F1_BW_parent chromosome 2, HU_Pman_BW_mat_3.1, whole genome shotgun sequence genome, the region atatatattactatatatatataaaatgttatatattactatatatataatatataatatattatatattactaatatatatatatatatgtcagtaTGCTGAAGAACACCAGACCTTTGGATTTCTGGTaattttcttgcctcagcctcctcagtgagggaatgacaggtgtgcaccaccacacctggtgtgaCTCCTACTTACATGTTTCCATTGTCACCTTATTTCAAGTCACCATTTATTCCTTTTAAGTGGATCTTTCTTGTGGATCTTGTGCCCTGAGGTCCAGTCTTCTCCATCacaagtcactttttaaaaatttttattttcgaGGACAGGGTTTTGTGGTgacattgtgtcccccaatatattgtgcaccttaataaacttatctggggtcagagaacagaacagccactagatagacacagaggccagaaaatggtggcactcacacctttaatcctatcacttgggaggcagagatccatctggatctctgtgagttcaaggccacactggaaatagccaggcatggtgactcatacctaatttaatcccaggaagtgatggcaggaagcagaaagacaagaactagatagaggcttttaagcttttagcagcagttcagctgagattcagaTGAGGAGTCAGAGGAAACCGGatgggctgagaagttggtgaggtgagtttagtcgtgacttgttctgcttctctgatctttcagtgttcaccccaatacctggctccaagttttttatttaatgagaccgtttagcaattcgtctacagggtttctctgtgttaacagcccaggttgccctggaactcacagatccacctgtctctgcctcctgagcgctgggattaaagctgtgtgctaccacagcctggctcacAATTCACTTTATAAGCCTTGCTACCTACTTGTTCAGAACTATTTGATGGCATTCAGCCAATTTAATCAGAGCTCTGACAGGACAGAAGGGGGAAATTTCGGGAAGGAACACGGGCAGGGGAAAAGCTCTCTAGCCTTGGAGTGTGACTGGAATCCCAAAGGCTTTGCTGTAGGCTGCCTACACAGCGCTATTTGTACAAAGGTATTTAAAGTAACAATGTCCCAGACTTAACGCTCGAGTGTGTATGACGCTGAGTGGAGCCTCATTCCTTTCCCTAGGTATCAAGTGAGTCTTTTAAATGAACTGTTAGTTTTGTTTTCCTAGCCCTCAGTATCCCTGTGGGCTAGATTTTTACTTTACCAACCGTAATCCCGTCAGGAGTCCCCTAGAAACCCTTCAGAGATGTCATTTCCGGTTTCTTAGAAACCCTTTACGAATAGAAACTTCAAATACCATCAAAATCCTATCGATGACTGAGAGCCACGACTGTCCCCACACCTGCGCGGGTCTCTCTGGGACTCTTTGAGACGCTCACGCCCATGTTCCCTTACGTCTTACCTTTCCCACTGAGCCTCTCTGAACCCTTACCCTCACCCTAGCAGTAAGTATCTTTAAACTCCAAGCCTGCTTCAAACTGGCCGGTctgaaaatgtgtttctgtgaCTAAACCGTGAATCCCAGTTTGGACTTTGTGCAGGTCCCTAAAGTTGACGGGAACTCCTTAGGCTGCTGAGGGTGACTCTGGGGAAGACGTGCCTCCTGCTGGTCCCCATGAACGTGAAACCCACGGCCATTCCTCCAGTCTTCCTTAGACTCTCTGTGCGGAAAGcatcctgccctcactgcttccCCAAACACCAAGCTCCCAAAGCTTCAACGCCTTGAGACAGCTGCGAGGAGCAGCTCTTCCTCTGCGGGGGGAACCATTCCTTTCAAGGTGCGCTTCCGGGAGCCGACTACCAAAACCTCAAGTCTTTCTAGGCTGTCCCATCTAAAGCAGCGGTTACCCTCTTTACCTACCATTTACATTATTTCAAATCACCGGCTGAACCTCGGGCTCCGTAGACTCTAGAGCAGGGAGTGCACTTCACGTGTTATCCCTAGCGCCCTCAAAACAGCCCGGCCACACAGCggtcaccaaaacaaaacaaaagcaaaccaaaccccCACTTGGACGGGTTTCCTGAGTTCTCTCGTCAACTGCAGCACCGCACTGTGAGATCACCTCACATCTAAGGTAGAGCCTACAAAACCAAATCCCCCCCAAACGGACACGGCCGCCTGGGTGCCTGCCTTTGGGTCCCTCGGTACCAGCTCGCGCCAGAACCCGCCGAAGCTTCTGCCGCGAGGGACGAGCCCGCAGAGCCAGCCCGGGGGCGCGGCCGCGCCAGCCGCGTGCGGCGGAGCCCTGCCTGTCTAGGGCGGTGTCTGTTGTGATCCAGGGCGGTGTTTGTTGTGATCCGACGGCCTGGGGCCGGGCCGCGGCTCGCTCCCGCTGCAAACTGGACGCCCGGCAGGCGCCGAGCGGCGAGCGAGCCCGTCAGCCATTTGCCGAGTCTCTCGGGCAACTCTGCCAGGAAGCACGCTCCAAAAaaaaggggaggtgggagggaaggcGGGTCTGCGCCCGGGCCTCGGTCGGGGAGCCCCACCCTCCGGGGTCGCCGCCTCCCCGCGCTAACAAAACGCAAAGCGGAACTCTAACCGCCGGCCGCGAAAGCGCGCACCGCAGCGCCAATGAGCGCGGCTGCAGGCGCCCCCGGGCGCCGCCCGCCCAACCAGGACCGGCCGGGGCGCGCTCCCTCTACTTTCTCATTGGCCGGAGTGTCTTGCCGGCCCCCCGAATTGGCTTTTCGTATGGGCACTTCTGATTGGCTCTTCCCGCCGGGGCGCAGGGCCGAGGGTTTGGAAACCGTGCCTCTTGGATTGGCGCGTTTGAGCACCTGAGGGAGAGGGGCTGGaactcccagcccctccctgtccCATCCGCCGACCCGTACGCTCCCACCCCTCCAACTCGCGACTGCgaaggtttaaaaaagaattaaaaaaaaaaaaaaaagagggcgtGAGCGAGGCTCCTGCGCGCCAGCCCGGCCCCCCGCGCCGCGCGCGCCTCTGCGAGGACCCGCGCGAGCTGCCCGCGCCGCTGCCTGCGCTGTTTAAACTGCGGAACCCGTTAGGCCCGGGGGTGGGAGGGAGCGGGGGGGAAACTACCGTTCCAGCTGGTTCCGGAGCCGAGCGCGCCGGGGGCGAGGGGCGGTCGCGCGGCGGCTCGCGCCTCGCGCCTCGTCTCTGCAGCGCGGCGAGGAGAACCGGCACTTTCCGCGGACGCCACCTCCAGCCGCGACGCTGGCGCGGGCGGGGGTTCACTCGCGGGGGTCCTGAGACTGAGGAAAACGCGCCAAGTTCCCCCTCGGTGGCCGAGCGGGGGACCCTGCGGCTCAGGAGCGCCGCCACCGCCGTGCGCCCGTAGCCTTGGCGGCCGGGCTGCGCCGGGGATGTAGTGGGGCCGCGGCGGGCAGGACCGAGCGGCGGCCCGGCTCCCGCTCGGCGGACGAATGGTCACTCCCGCGCGGGAGGCACCCACCAGCGACCCCTCTCCCGGGACGGCGGCGGGGCTCACCTGTCGCGCCCGCCCTCTGCCCGGCTGGTctcgccggcggcggcggcgccgcgGACTTGCTCAGGGCCATGACCGGGTAAGGAGGGTCGGGGGTTCGGGGCCCGCGGCTGCGGGGCAGGTGCGGACCGTGGGGAGGCCCCTCCGGCCCGGGCTGCGCTGCGGGGGACGGGAGGGCGGAGGGCGGAGGGCGGGCGCGGCGACCCCCGGGCGGCCACCCGGCAGCTTgtgcccctctgcctctgcccaccgGAGCGCCGGCCGCCCGGCCGCCCGGGAGGAGAGGTGTTTGCCAGCGCTGCGTCCTGCGTCGGCGTTTGCGAAATTTTACCGCGCATTTTCTTGACTTGCAGTTTCCCCACAAGTGTGTACGGCGCCACGTGTCTTAACCCTGCGCCCAAGAGCTTGTCTTTATTGTTTCACGTTTTTCTCGGAAAGGAAAAGTTGGACCCTGTCGTTTCACGCAGATCTGAAAAGTCAAGGGGCTGGGGGTTCCCGGTGTCATTTGGTCGAGAAGGTTGAGTTCATTGTACGGAGCGTGGTTTGTACGGTTCGGGAGAGACGCTTTTGACCGAAAGTTCCTACTTAGAAGGGACGGCGAGAGCGTAGGATTGGGCGCCGGGGAAAGTGTCACGGTCTGGGTGACCGTCGGCGCCGGCCGCTTGTTTGCGGGAGGGGATGGCTGGCCGAGGTGATGGCCGCTATTTCAGCTGCCAGGtcacttctcccttctctcaTTGGCTCCCAGGAAGACACCTTTCTCGAGTCATTAAAGCTTGCGGATCTCTGACAGTTTAGGGAAGGCTGATTTATTATTCACAACATTAATAATgtcctgtttttattattaagtaatGGTGGCATCTTACTATTCATCATGTTTCATGAGGAACATTAAGGGGCCAGGAGAGACAAAACTGAAGTTGCGGGGAAGGTGGGAAAATTTGTCATCTATCCTGTTCTTCCTTAGTTGGTTCCCAAAAAATGGTTTCAGTGCTGTGTACACTGGAGTGAAATGTTTCGGGGTAGaatttgagtgatttttttttttttttttaatttttggtgcACCTCAATTTACTACTCAGGTATCTACCTACATTTGAAACTTGATCGTATTTTAGGGATATTGggataaaagaatatttttcttctagATGTCCCAAATGAAAAATAGACTTCTGTAAAGTATCACAAATATtaccacattctttttttcttccgttttgaaattttacttttaaacagGGTAGAAAGGTTCTTGTTCAGTGCAATTTTAAAATCACATAGTTTAGAAACAattggagctgggtgtggtgactcacagAACTTTCATACCTGCGTTAgagagaggccgaggcaggtgactctctgagtcccaggccagccttgtttaccacataagacattccaagatagccagggctacagtgtgACCTTGCTTCAAAACAGAATTGGAAGGCTAAAGTATAGTAATTTTTAGTGCACATGAAGTGGAGCAAGGTTTTCCAACAACTGTTCCAGCTTTGTGTGTGTAGCTTCTTGCAGATTTTTGTAACTGAAGCCAGATATGTGCCTTTTGTAGTGAATTACACTTGACGCCTTTTCAGAGACTGTATTGTATATATTCATTATTGACTGTAAATGGCCGTAGAAAGAAAGATTGTAGTGTCCACTGCTACTTTGGTTCtcaatctccccccccccccccccaactaagggtttctctgtgtagttttggtgcctgtcctggatctcgatttgtagaccaggctggcctcgagctcagagatttgcttggctctgcctctccagtactggcattaaaggcgtgcgccaccactgcccggctcatccctgtttttttttttttttaaaaaacttcttaTAATTAGAGACGGTTTTTGtgtaaatctatttatttatttacttgtttatttatttttaatcgtTGTGTGTGTTTAAGGTCAGAGGGCACCCTTCAGAAGTTGAGTCccgggatcaagctcaggttgtcgggcttagcagcaagtgccttttactccctgggccatctcaccagccctgggttTTTACTGAATTCTGTGACCTTATTGTACTCTATGTATGATTTTCCTAAATGGGTATTTTGTAATGTGGTCCTGAATGTGTACATTCTAAAGTAATAAGAATTTAGTAGTATATCTTAAAGAAAGTTAAACAGTGTAGCTTCATTTAATCCAGCACTTCTCAACTTGGGGGGTGCGACCTCTGGGGGTTCAAATGACCCTTTTTTTcataggggttgcatatcagagatcctgcataccagatatttacattaggattcttagcagtagcaaaattacagttatgaagtagtaaaataattttacagttggaggtcaccacagcatgaggaattgtatgtattcaagggtcacagcattaggaaggttgagaaccactaagcAATAAACCTTAAGTGTCTACTGTCAGGCATTAGGTTTTTCAATATGATGTCCTGATTTGTACCACCCACTTGGTAAATTTTTCACAATTGTTAATTTTGTCACCTATACCTGATAACTATAGTCTGATAACTGAGGACTAATGAAGTCTTTTTTTTGTGTTTGATTAACAGATATAATTGGTGATTACAGCTGCCTTCTATAAGTTAATTCTCGTCAACTCCttgcaattttaaaagaaaatgcctgGTGTCATACCTAGTGAAAGTAATGGGCTTTCAAGAGGTAGTCCATCGAAGAAGAACAGACTTTCTTTGAAGTTTTTTCAGAAAAAGGAAACTAAAAGAGCTTTAGATTTCACCGATtctcaagaaaatgaagaaaaagcttCTGAATATAGAGGATCTGagatgtatgtattttattttaaatctatttctGTACTTTATTCTGAATCAATGAAGGAACATTGAACTTGGGTTGATACTTCTGTACTGACCTGACAGTTCACACAGGTTAGAAGAAAATactcgggttggggatttagctcaacggtagagtacttgcctagcaagcacaaggccctgggttctatcctcagctccaaaaagcaaaaaaaacaaactcatgaatttgcatttaatgagatgagaATTAACGTGTCCTTGTGGTTCCTCATAGGATCACATCCACAATGTGAACTTATTAGCATTAACATCGTGTTGGGAGTGATTGAGACTAACTTGGAATTATCGACTGAAACTATCAGTTTATGCTTGATATTTTGCAGAGCATTTTGTGTAACAACAGGGTTCTCTTTGATTTGGTTCAGAAGATTTGACAGTTACACTCCAAAACTACTCAGAAGCAGGACAGTTGCAAATTATATTGAAATTGGACTTTAAAAATGGCTTTCTAATTGCACATAAATTCTTTAGTCactaaaaaaaaaggagagaaggagtgCACATAAAGTACAAATGAGTCCAGTCATAATAGAGGCTATAAAGCTAATTATTTTGTATGGTGGGTAAGTGCACAGAAAATGTAATTGACGGGAGAAGGATGAAGCTCTGAGTAGAACTCCATCGCTTCATAATGGCTATCCTATAGGACTGGACAGGGTTTGAGTGGCCCCCTTAGTCTAGCtgcatgatgtttttatttgaattcattacaataggcttctttttttttttttttattaaaaaataaagagcaaaagtGAATATTCCAAATTGCTGTAGCTGGAGTCTATCATTCAACAACTGGGCACTCTGTTGGGTAACTAAAGGAGATTTTATCCCATGTTTTCCCAGTGATTGTTTAGAGTTAGGTATATAGCTCAGGAtctcctgggttcaatcccaaagATGGAAAAGAGATGACCTATATTTAAGTGAGGAGAAGCAGTGTAATTCTCCTCATAGACTTTCTTCTAAACCTTTATGAACAGGACTTTAGTATAATCTCCTTAAATAGTGTTGCTAATTATTAGCTCATACCCAGGTTTATATTCAGAATTAAACTGATTAAAATGTCACAGTAGGTGAAAGAAACCACCATATCAGTTCATTTACTTTTGTAGGATTAACATTCTCTTAAGGGAATTATTGTGAGGTTTGTGGAGTATAGTGATGTTTTAAAATCTCTAATGGGTATATATTTTGAATCTGTAATGGTTGCTCTTAAAAGTGTCACCTGATTGTTCATGTCATACCTCTATTGTAAAAAACCTAAATTTAGGGCAGTAGCATTTTCACTTTAAGATGCCACTTCTTTATATCTTTTCTTCCCTGTGTATTAATAGTGACCAAGTTGTTCCTGCGGCACAATCCTCACCAATAAACTGTGAGAAGAGAGAAAACCTGTTACCATTTGTGGGACTGAATAATCTTGGCAACACTTGCTATCTGAATAGTATTCTTCAGGTAAAATGAGGTCATGTTTAATGGTTCTGAAAATTTTAGATTATTGAATGGCTTTGCCTATACTTTGTTTACCTTTCAAACCAAATCAGGCTATAATAATACTCTAAACTGCACATTACTAAACTTCCTGTGggctaagaaaaaaataaaggtgagATATTAAAATTGGGTAGATTAAGATaccacaacatttttttttctttttttctgcttcattcCTGGTGCTGTGTCCACTTAAAAACTTCTGTTATTTTGCATGCCCTTaaaattttctgtttgctttttttgtccTTGTAATCTTAATCTTACTAATATAGCTACCTAGGTTCAGAGCTAAGAGCTACTGAGGGAAGAGTGGGTTAGAACTGATGGGGTAGAGAAAATAAGTTTTGATTAAGGGTGTTAATGTCTAAGTGTTAGGTGATAGACATTAAAATTGCCCTACAGAAGGCGTTAGTGATTCTAGGTGTATTGTTTGCTCAGTACTTAGATGCTATCCTTTTTGTAGGTGTTATACTTTTGTCCTGGCTTTAAGTCTGGAGTGAAGcacttatttaatattatttcaaggaagaaagaagctcTGAAGGATGACTCTAATCAGAAAGATAaggtaaaaagataaaaaaattaatttaaaaagcaacatAAGTTAAGGGGAAGGTCATgtaggtggtgcacaccttttgtcccagcacttgagaggcaaacacaggtggatctctgaggctgAGGCCAAGTCTGGTTTTGTCTCTAACATGATTTCttggccagacagggctacacagtgagaccctgtcaataacaaaaacaactcaCACAAACAAGAAACTAATGGGAGGagttaaatttatttgttaaataaatacaaGGTTAATAGATTAATATTAATGTTAAATAAAAGGTAATAGATTCTTGAGAGCTCAGGACAGTGGTGGCAGATGATTTCTGTTGATTTATAAACAAGAATTAAGCTTTTCAGTATTGTATATTGTCAGTATTTTTCATTCTGATAAAAGAGTTTACCAGATTATTCAGTcttgtatagtttttttttttctgtttcatttttatgcaTTGGTTACTAGATCAGGGAAGTTCTACCACTGACCAATCCCCTAGCCTCAATTgcaaagaaatatattaaaagaaaactgaTTAGAAAATTACTTTCCATTTAGAAAGCAACTGGGAAAAAActctgaaatgaagaaaaaagttgACCTGTATGCTTAATAGAATTTTTGTTGTACTGAAATTAAAATTAGAAGAGCTACATTGTTCAGTGAGACTAAGAAGTAAAGAggtacttatttaattttttttttccttgataggGAAGCTGCAAAGAAGATCCTTTGGCAAGTTATGAGCTTATATGCAGTTTACAGTCCTTAATAATTTCAGTTGAACAGCTTCAGGCTAGTTTTCTCTTAAATCCGGAGAAATATACAGATGAACTTGCTACACAGCCAAGGCGACTGCTTAACACACTCAGGTATAGCCTCTCTAACCCAACTTTACAGTTCTTTATGTATGTTTCTGTCTTTAGATGAGAGTGATATAGGAATAAATAGGAATAAATGGCAAGAAAAGTGAAGCTCAAGGCTCACGGCCTTTTATATCCCAGaggttttgaaaattaatttttaaatataaatgatacTAAATTAGATCAAATTTATATTAGCCTATTTATATTCTTTACTCATAGTTCTTCCTGATATGAATTAGTAAATTTTCTGTCAAGACTGATGTGTGATTAACGGGTACTGCCCCATATGTTGATGattcatacttttatttttgtgttatattacactccttaaaaaaaaaatacaggtataTGGACTCCACACCAAATCAGTCTCTGGTAGTAAAGCCCAGATATCACTAGATTACTCATTTTtgtggtactgaggattgaacccaggccttgtacatgctagagcACATACTCTATCATTGACCTGTAGACCCATATTGCCATTTGAAAGTGAAAATACCAGAATTCTTGAACACATGTGGTCCCAAGGATTTCAGATTAGAAATTGCAGGCCTGTATACAGAACGTGTCAATGTGTAAAAACTCCAagttccaaacacacacatacatatatgtatagtaacattgaaaaaaattcataatgAGAACTTACAAAAAAAGTCTTTTAGTTTTTGAATAGATATACGCACAGGACATTTATTTACCTTTGTTAAGAGGCATTATAAAAAGGTGGCCAAGAGCTGATTCTGGACCCTCAGTTTGCATCTTTTATGACTATTAGGCAAGTTTTTTAACCTCATGGCATCTGTCAGTAGTAACTAGTAATAGCAGTTACTGTGAGGGACACAAACAGCATTTTTAATAAAACCTGGTATAtggtaaaaaaaaacataatatttaGAAGAGGGTCACGGTATTGAAAgtaaaaaatacagtaaaattgttttttacttttaactAAATTTAGGTAAGAGGTTTCAAATTAGAatacttaatatttaaaatagaaaaattttatGTTACTATACAAAAGTGGAATTAGCTAAAAATGAATACTTCTATTCATAGGGAACTCAACCCTATGTATGAAGGATATCTACAGCATGATGCACAGGAAGTGCTACAGTGTATTCTGGGAAACATTCAAGAAACATGTCAACtcctaaaaaaagaagaagtgaaaAACTTGGCTGAATTATCTACTAAGGTAGAAGAAAAATCTCATCAGAAAGAGGAGATGAGTGGAGTCAACAACACGGAGATGGACAGTATGAGGAATTTGGAGGACTTTAAAGAAAAACTCCCAAAaggaaactggaaaagaaaaagtgacagTGAGTCTGGTAACCTgaagaaaaaagttaaattgTCCAAGGAACCCCAGTCATTGGAAGAGAACCAGAGACAAACTAGATCAAAGAGAAAAGCTACAGGTGACACAGTTGAGATTTCTAAAACCATCCCCAAGTGTGTTTCTGAAAATGAGAGTGCAAGACCCTCTCAAAAGAAATCAAAAGTAAAAATCAATTGGCTAAAGTCTACAACTAAGCAGCCCAGCATTCTTTCTAAGTTCTGTAGTCTggggaaaataacaacaaaccagCGATCCAAAGGACAACCTAAAGAGAACGAGTATGACCTGGAAGAGGACTTAGGGAAGAACGAAAGTGAGAACACAGCCAATGGTGGTATTCTCGAATCTCCAGGAAGCAGTGTTAAACCTGTGCACGTTAGTGAAGTTAAGCCCATAAACAAAGGTCAGTGTAGTTATTAGATGGACAAGTTGGGATATTGATAGCTATAGAAAGACACAATATTTGAGATCTTGTTTTGAGAAGGTAATTTATCATTAGATGTCAGCTGCAGTGTTTAAAGCGTGATGGAGTGTGTGAACATGTATTATGGAATGCTCTTGTTATTAACATTAAGATTATTTTGCTTGTTGGTTTCTAAACTAGGGAAGTTCAGtatattttttaatggaaaagcTGTGGtatttctgtccttcctccccGTTTTATGTACACAGTACGACATAAGCTCATAAGGGACACATTCAGTGAATCTTAGTAGAGATTTtgtttatacatgtatgcatCTTAGGAAAAAATCTGTAGTTAATGTGGTTGATGATTGtaccaaagttgttttctttctttggggcaGTTCTATAAGGACATGTCTTTGGGAAGCAAGTTGAAGATAGTAATTTCTATGTAAAAATTTTTTGGTAGTGACTACATTTCATGAATAAGGCACTGCTTAATTAGATGTGAAAATGGGTCTTGTGTTCAttcatgatatattttatttcagtgaGAAATTGTTGACTTGGACTATACTGAAAAACAAATCTGTGTACACTcaattttcctgtttttattttaggtgCAGAACAAGTTGGTTTTGAACTCGTAGAGAAATTATTTCAAGGTCAGCTAGTATTAAGGACTCGCTGTTTGGAATGTGAAAGCttaacagaaagaagagaagattTTCAGGATATTAGTGTCCCGGTACAAGAAGATGAGCTGTCTAAAGTTGAGGAGAGCTCTGAAAGTAAGCAAGTGGGAGCTGGTGTGGACCATGGGCTAGTTAGTGTTCTCCAGCATAATGTAGTATCCTtggtatataatatttatatagtgtcttggtatataatatatagtagtGCTTggaatataatatatagtatagtGTCTTGGTATATAATACATAGTATAGTGTCTTGGTACATAATATATAGCTTTCCTTTTTTCTATTGCACCACTTGTTAATTCCATTTATGAAACTATAgcattttaatgtaaaatgttggaatgcaaaaatgaaataatttaacatTTGAGTTCTTAATATTTTGGcaactgggcttttttttttttttttttttggtttttcaagacagggtttctctgtgtagctttgcgcctttcctggaactcgttttgtagaccaggctggcctcg harbors:
- the Usp1 gene encoding ubiquitin carboxyl-terminal hydrolase 1, producing MPGVIPSESNGLSRGSPSKKNRLSLKFFQKKETKRALDFTDSQENEEKASEYRGSEIDQVVPAAQSSPINCEKRENLLPFVGLNNLGNTCYLNSILQVLYFCPGFKSGVKHLFNIISRKKEALKDDSNQKDKGSCKEDPLASYELICSLQSLIISVEQLQASFLLNPEKYTDELATQPRRLLNTLRELNPMYEGYLQHDAQEVLQCILGNIQETCQLLKKEEVKNLAELSTKVEEKSHQKEEMSGVNNTEMDSMRNLEDFKEKLPKGNWKRKSDSESGNLKKKVKLSKEPQSLEENQRQTRSKRKATGDTVEISKTIPKCVSENESARPSQKKSKVKINWLKSTTKQPSILSKFCSLGKITTNQRSKGQPKENEYDLEEDLGKNESENTANGGILESPGSSVKPVHVSEVKPINKGAEQVGFELVEKLFQGQLVLRTRCLECESLTERREDFQDISVPVQEDELSKVEESSEISPEPKTEMKTLRWAISQFASVERIVGEDKYFCENCHHYTEAERSLLFDKMPEVITIHLKCFAASGLEFDCYGGGLSKINTPLLTPLKLSLEEWSTKPTNDSYGLFAVVMHSGITISSGHYTASVKVTDLNSLELDKGNFVVDQMCELGKLEPLNEEEARGMAENYGDEVSTRVGGNAQPSKVLNKKNVEAVGLLGGQKSKADYELYNKASNPDKVAGTALAENRNSETNDTNGTHESDRNKESSDQTGINMNGFENKISYVVQSLKEYEGKWLLFDDSEVKVTEEKDFLNSLSPSTSPTSTPYLLFYKKL